ACAAAGTAAGAGCTGGCATTTTAaaatctcacagagataaaagaAACTTATAAATAGCTAATAACTTGTCTGAGGTAATACCCAATTATAGAGCTATAAAATTTACGCCTAcagagaagctggaaaaggcctTTAAAAGAGAAgcctggccaggtatggtggctgatgcctgtaatcccagaactttgggaggccgaagtgggcagatcacttgagcccaggagttcgacaccagtctaggcaacacggtgaaacgtgtctccacttaaaaaatacaaaaaaaaaaaaaaaaaaaaaaaaaaaaaagcctggcttTAGAGCAAAAACCCAAGGCAAGATGGATTAAATTACCTTGACACTAAAGTTACTGCCTGAGTCCAGTGAATCATTATAGCTGTTTCTCCACATCAAAATCAACGCCCATACCACATATATGCCCTGAAATAGTGTCCAGCTGATGAAACCTCCTTGGAGAATGAAGAACTGAGAATGTTATTTACcgattttttctttctgatgtatataatatgaatatcTTCACTTCGATACTCTTCATCGTGTTTTTCCAAAGGAATTTTTTCAAAGTCAAAATCTAGCTGAAGGAGCTATAAATTTAAAAGAGACATACTTCAAATTCAATAATATGAAGTGACCTGTGGGTGATAGAAGTCAGAATggtggttcctttttttttttttttttttttgagacagagtctcactctgtcagccaggctggagtgcagtggtgcgatcttggctcactgcaacctccgcctccctgggttcaagtgattctcctgcctcagcctcctgagtagctgggattacaggtgcatgacaccacacccagctaatttttgtatttttagtaaagaaagggtttcaccatgttggccaggctggtctcgaactcctgacctcgtgatgtgcccatctcggcctcccaaagtgctgggattacaggcgtgagccaccgcgcctggccagtggTTACCTTTTGAGTATTGCCTGGGAACGGGCAGTGTGCAAACCTTCCAAGATCCTGAAAATGTCCTCTATCTTTATGTTGGTAAGTAGTTACTTGGGTGTATACACATGAAAAATTAAGCTCAGCACTTGACTGATACGTATGCATTTTACATATGCTTTACCCCAATAAAAGCTGTTTAACAGTATGAAATTTTCATTATGCATCATTTCAAAAGTtcatgaacatttttcatattcaagaaaaacaagaaaataaacattttagtaTATGTTACCTGAGGCAGTCATATACCTGCTTTCTCATTAAACCAAAGCAGTCCTTTCAGCAGACAAAACTGCAGGCCTATATAGATGTACCCTCAAAAGGAGTCACTCACAATGTGATAGATTTGTGCCCATAAAAAGGGTTTGGGTTATCACTAGGGGAAGAAGGGTGACAGATACATAAAACCCTATATACTATATTTGCAACTTCCTGTAAGTCTTTTCTAACTATTTcagaacaaaaagttaaaaaaaaaaagaccctaaaAATAGACAGGTATCTAGGTTGGAGGTTTCATAAATATGTAGAGAAAAACACAGAAGTAAAAACTTATCACttggcaacatgggaaaaccccatctctacaaaaaatacaaaaagttagccgggtgtggtggtacatgcctgtagtcccggttacttgggggggctgaggcaggaggatcacttgagcccaggaggttgaggatgcagtaagccctgactgtgccactgcactccggcatggcctacagggtgaaaccctgtctcaaaacaaaaacaaaaacaaaacaacttaccACCTGCACATTTCTATCATGTATTCTCCAAAGGTAATACATACATCATTAATATGTTCTCCAAAGGCAGCATCATGTTTAATAAACACTGAAAACTGTTCTTAAAAAGGAGTGGCACCAGTATTATTTAACATTCTTCTGTAGCCATAGATCAActaattagaaatgaaataaagtatcagaaaagatgaaaaaggggAGCTCGGTAGAATCATGGGCTGTGAAGATCCTTTCCTCAGCTTCACACAAACAGAATGTTTTCCCCACCCAAAATTACCATAATATACTTGAAGAGTCACATACAGCCTCCCTGAAGGGAAATCACTACAAAGATAATAGAGTACTTAATACTtacctcaaaatattttttctcaatttctgGATTTTTCCCCATTGTTCGTTGTTCATAACAACATATAATACAAGTTTCAAATCCACTGATATCTTTTAGAGTTTTCAGCAATGGCTccaaagactatttaaaaaagaatatattttttgtttatgatttaaaaatttttctactCTAAAAGTAGGTTGAGGAGGTACAGGGGTATTTATAGCTCCCCTACAATTTATCCATCTTTGAATCAATCCAACAAAGCACATGTAATTAAAGCtctaggctaggtgcagtggctcacacctgtaatatcaacactttggaaggcagaggtggaaagatcgcttgaaaccaggagttgaagaccagcctggagaataTAGCGAGAgacaaccccccccccccacaccttacaaaaaatttaaaaattagccagcatgctggtgcacacctatagtcctagctactgaggaggctgaatgggagaattacttgagcctcaGGAGCtcgaggttacagtaagctatgatcactccactgcactacaacatgtgtgacagagcaagatccctatcttaaaacaaaaacaaacaaacaaaaacccctctGTAACTAATGATTGGGTAAGCTCCTGTTAACTAAACCATGTACTGATTTCGGTTTAAAGAAAAAGGATTCAGATGACTGCATTTTGGAGTTCTCATGGGAAAACAAATGGAATCAACTTTACtcttaaaagtttaattttatttaatctaatTTGGGATTTAAATAATCAACAATTTACCCTACAAAAGTTAAATCTGACCCTAACTTGGTTCaatgctaattatttttaaaataatcgaTGCCCGCAACACTatacaaactgattttttttttttttttgagacggagttttgctcttgttgcccaggctggaatgcaatggcgtgatttcggctcactgcaacctccgcctcccaggttcaagcgattctcctgcctcagactcccaaatagctgggattacagacatgcaccaccacgcctggctaattttgtatttttagtagagacagggttttgccatgtaagtgaggctggtctcgaactcccgacctcaggtgacccacccgccttggcctcccaagtgctgggattacaggcgtgagccaccgcgcccggcccaaactgatatttaaagaaaagaacaatGAATTATTTACAACTTAATTCTCAATGTCATGGTTAACATGTTCCGTGGGAACaaccaagagaaaaagagaggatttTGGCTTTTCATAACATCCAATTGGcaaaatcctttaaaatttttacagaaGCCTCTAGTAAAATGCATATAATACTTTTCTCAACATGCTTCACCAGGTCGGTATGATAATGATGAGCGTATATACATATGGTCCCTGGTGACTTTTATCTTCTCTTTACTGCATCAACTATAAGGCAAATCCCGGATtcaaagatgttaaaatgtgaagaAACGTGTGCTTTAGAATCCATGGAACAAGGTTCATCTTCTAAATGAAGAGACTTCGCTCACTGGATACTTACCTCTTCATAGTATATGCAGTCGGCCATCAGTATGTAGTCGGGTGGAGAAGGAAAGCCTTCTATTTCTTCCCCCCTTAAAAATGTCAAACAAatatttcaattgttttaataaTTCAAAATACTCTTGTTTTATAAAGAACCGGAAAGTCCCCTTCCATCCTTTTAATGAAACGCAATTTAAAACAAACTACAAATCAGTATCTTAAAACAAGCTGAAAGGCCATACAAACCATTTCAGTACCTTGGCTtgaacagaaccagtgacaagaTGCTTGTTCATACTAATATTCATCTTCAGCAAGTCTTGCAATTCCTCAAGATCGGTGACTACAACATCAGCCCTATAAAATAACGTCGACTGAGGTGTAGGCACAGGAGGGAAAGCCTGTAATCCAGATTTCCCCAGCAAGAAGGCGCCCCCACATCCCGCCCGCCCGCCAGCTCTTACCCGAGGGTAGCAGCCATGAGCCCCACGGCCCCGGTGCCCGAACCCAGCTCCAGCACCGACCGCCGGCTCAGCGCGTGGGCCCCGTCGCCAGAAAACTCGGGCGTTTCCAGGTATTTAGAAAGGACAATGGCAGCGTCCCAAACAACGCAACCCACGCCACCGGAGCCATACTGCTGTAGTCGTAGCACTGTACCATCCCGCTTCTCCAAAACTCGCACAAAGCTCCGCAGTGGGTCCTCCAGCGAGGACTCCAGCGTAGCCTCCATGGCATCTGGCAACACAGAGCGGCGCGCGCAGTGACGCCACATCAACGCGCACCGCCCCGCCCTGCGGCTCCACCCCCTGCCGGCGGCTGAGTTGGCGCCGCAGCGCGCGCGAGTTAACAAAGCCCGGAAGGCAGCGTTACCTGGGCGGGGCCGAGCGTGGGGCCTCAGCTTCCCCCACGCGCTTGGCAGCCTCCCTCTACCCTGAATCACACGTTTGGCTTAACGAAGAGGCCGTTTAAATCACTTTCCCAGACAAAACTATTATAATCTGCTCTGTAAAAAACAAAGCCAACCTCAGAGTTTACCAAGTTGGAGACTTGATTTACACAGTAGTTACAAGGCTTAAATGCAATCAGCTTCCAAGAGCTTACCAAAGATGGCTATAATCTTACAATCTTCCTTTTCAAGTTCCTAGTATGCTCCTAGTTTTTTGTATGAATTCATAAAAGTGGTTGCTAAAAGCCTGCAGCTCACATTTAACAGTGaagaaaaaattgtgtgtgtgtgtgtatatgtctacAGGACTCAACGATCTCCCCCTTTGTTCCTTATAAtgaaaacacatattttaaaagtcttttacaAATTAAGACTGGGGTGATTTATTAATCTTGTTAAGAACTCTGATACAAAGCACAGTAAAAGGCCACAGACCAGTAAATAAACAACGTGGCTTTTGGCTACTTTACAACTGCTGCTACAGCACTATCAGCAAAACACTCTATCACTTTGAACGAAGGCATCCAAATGGCAAATAAAAGCTTTACTCACTTATCTGATTAAAACGTTTAATAAAGCTTTAAGTATTTGCTGGTTTAAATATTACCAAtctaaaaagtatatttaaaaaaaatttcagttaacACGAGATTTATAGAGAAAGTTACTAGGTCTTGAAGGCAAGGCAGTTGGTTCCTATGCCATAgaattttttctgaatttatgaATTAGTAAAGTAGCAGATTGTATTATAGGCCTCAAGTCACTTAAATTTATATAGGTTATTAGCAGTAtctttaaatatacaatataaacaAAACTGTACATACATGGCATATTAACTGTTTTCCATAACAATAGGCAATTCATTAGCTAAAGACATCATAGTCTGCAAAAACAAAAGGCACATCTGAATGAGATACAT
The genomic region above belongs to Pongo pygmaeus isolate AG05252 chromosome 15, NHGRI_mPonPyg2-v2.0_pri, whole genome shotgun sequence and contains:
- the VCPKMT gene encoding protein N-lysine methyltransferase METTL21D isoform X3 — encoded protein: MWRHCARRSVLPDAMEATLESSLEDPLRSFVRVLEKRDGTVLRLQQYGSGGVGCVVWDAAIVLSKYLETPEFSGDGAHALSRRSVLELGSGTGAVGLMAATLGADVVVTDLEELQDLLKMNISMNKHLVTGSVQAKVLKWGEEIEGFPSPPDYILMADCIYYEESLEPLLKTLKDISGFETCIICCYEQRTMGKNPEIEKKYFELLQLDFDFEKIPLEKHDEEYRSEDIHIIYIRKKKSKFPS
- the VCPKMT gene encoding protein N-lysine methyltransferase METTL21D isoform X1; amino-acid sequence: MWRHCARRSVLPDAMEATLESSLEDPLRSFVRVLEKRDGTVLRLQQYGSGGVGCVVWDAAIVLSKYLETPEFSGDGAHALSRRSVLELGSGTGAVGLMAATLGADVVVTDLEELQDLLKMNISMNKHLVTGSVQAKVLKWGEEIEGFPSPPDYILMADCIYYEESLEPLLKTLKDISGFETCIICCYEQRTMGKNPEIEKKYFELLQLDFDFEKIPLEKHDEEYRSEDIHIIYIRKKKSRQGFAMLSRLILHSWTPVTCPPRPPKLLGLQKFPS
- the VCPKMT gene encoding protein N-lysine methyltransferase METTL21D isoform X2, which encodes MWRHCARRSVLPDAMEATLESSLEDPLRSFVRVLEKRDGTVLRLQQYGSGGVGCVVWDAAIVLSKYLETPEFSGDGAHALSRRSVLELGSGTGAVGLMAATLGADVVVTDLEELQDLLKMNISMNKHLVTGSVQAKVLKWGEEIEGFPSPPDYILMADCIYYEESLEPLLKTLKDISGFETCIICCYEQRTMGKNPEIEKKYFELLQLDFDFEKIPLEKHDEEYRSEDIHIIYIRKKKSGLTLSSRLEYSDAISACCNLCLTGSRSDPPTSAS
- the VCPKMT gene encoding protein N-lysine methyltransferase METTL21D isoform X5, giving the protein MWRHCARRSVLPDAMEATLESSLEDPLRSFVRVLEKRDGTVLRLQQYGSGGVGCVVWDAAIVLSKYLETPEFSGDGAHALSRRSVLELGSGTGAVGLMAATLGADVVVTDLEELQDLLKMNISMNKHLVTGSVQAKVLKWGEEIEGFPSPPDYILMADCIYYEESLEPLLKTLKDISGFETCIICCYEQRTMGKNPEIEKKYFEQIPKHGDRIGGVMWKL
- the VCPKMT gene encoding protein N-lysine methyltransferase METTL21D isoform X4, yielding MWRHCARRSVLPDAMEATLESSLEDPLRSFVRVLEKRDGTVLRLQQYGSGGVGCVVWDAAIVLSKYLETPEFSGDGAHALSRRSVLELGSGTGAVGLMAATLGADVVVTDLEELQDLLKMNISMNKHLVTGSVQAKVLKWGEEIEGFPSPPDYILMADCIYYEESLEPLLKTLKDISGFETCIICCYEQRTMGKNPEIEKKYFERQGFAMLSRLILHSWTPVTCPPRPPKLLGLQKFPS
- the VCPKMT gene encoding protein N-lysine methyltransferase METTL21D isoform X6, coding for MWRHCARRSVLPDAMEATLESSLEDPLRSFVRVLEKRDGTVLRLQQYGSGGVGCVVWDAAIVLSKYLETPEFSGDGAHALSRRSVLELGSGTGAVGLMAATLGADVVVTDLEELQDLLKMNISMNKHLVTGSVQAKVLKWGEEIEGFPSPPDYILMADCIYYEESLEPLLKTLKDISGFETCIICCYEQRTMGKNPEIEKKYFEKFPS